In the genome of Desulfovibrio aminophilus DSM 12254, one region contains:
- the ybaK gene encoding Cys-tRNA(Pro) deacylase — translation MTPAIEMAKKARIAFQVHEYEHDPAAESYGREAADKLGVDPERVFKTLVVEAGAGLVVAVAPVLRRLDLKLLAKAAGVKKAALADVARVERVTGYVVGGVSPLGQKKRLPTYIDASAEAHPTIFVSAGRRGVDIELTPRDLAALTKASFAPLAPFGGA, via the coding sequence ATGACCCCGGCCATCGAGATGGCGAAGAAGGCCAGGATCGCCTTTCAGGTCCACGAGTATGAGCACGACCCGGCGGCGGAGTCCTATGGCCGCGAGGCGGCGGACAAGCTGGGCGTGGACCCGGAGCGGGTCTTCAAGACCCTGGTCGTGGAGGCGGGCGCGGGCCTCGTGGTGGCCGTGGCGCCGGTGCTGCGGCGTCTGGACCTGAAGCTGCTGGCCAAGGCCGCGGGCGTCAAGAAGGCCGCCCTGGCCGACGTGGCGCGGGTCGAGCGCGTCACCGGCTACGTGGTCGGCGGGGTCAGCCCCCTGGGCCAGAAGAAGCGTCTGCCAACCTACATCGACGCCTCGGCCGAGGCCCATCCGACCATCTTCGTCAGCGCCGGACGCCGCGGCGTGGACATCGAACTTACCCCCCGCGACCTCGCCGCCCTCACCAAGGCCTCCTTCGCCCCCCTCGCCCCCTTCGGGGGGGCATAG